In Caretta caretta isolate rCarCar2 chromosome 20, rCarCar1.hap1, whole genome shotgun sequence, a single window of DNA contains:
- the LOC142069644 gene encoding maestro heat-like repeat-containing protein family member 2B isoform X1 encodes MRRCCKRHVANQPALGLPPWDKRQDSQHPDADIQQRGCPCSKRAASILSRGRHHRGRPSPLQNQLSGAGHRCYKQGGCRAGVLCLLGHLSPLLRDMYLKLTFIQNVMEISCAILETRDSQKFEFSYKLELLGYMLVWHMALFQGVRGRPLCLSSPVCYKAILAIGHLSKLKPSLILEENCELLDQCLKSLFPLPPLEKMMKEEGETVKDALPIQSLYVESLKALGKLMKTLLEEEPTTHWFQEMFQLLEASFSSAKEWERERALQATIQLLTAYQETVNSTVTVAFLFLELTSLLISDLNSMQMHEKYFQGNSWDLKVTKIPLLP; translated from the exons atgaggaggtgttgcaagcGACATGTGGCTAACCAACCCGCTTTAG GACTaccaccatgggacaagaggcaagactcgcagcaccctgatgctgacatacagcaacgtggctgtccatgctccaaaagagcagcttctATCCTGAGTagaggcagacatcacaggggacgtccttcaccattacagaaccagttATCAG gtgctgggcatcgctgttacaaacaag gtgggtgcagagccggagtcctctgccttctgggacacctctctcctctcctgagg gaCATGTACCTAAAATTAACCTTCATCCAGAATGTCATggagattagctgtgccattttggagaccagagactcccagaagttcgaattctcttacaaactggagctccttggctacatgctg GTCTGGCATATGGCCctgtttcagggtgtgagaggaagGCCTCTCTGCCTTTCAAGTCCAGTTTgctacaaggcaattcttgccattggacatctgag caaactcaaaccatctttgaTCTTGGAAGAAAACTGTGAGCTCCTTGATCAGTGTTTgaaaagtttgtttcccctccctcccttggagaagatgatgaaagaggaaggtgagacagtaaaggatgctctgcctatacag tcactgtacgtagagtccttgaaagcccttggcaagctaatgaagactttgctggaggaagaaccaaccacacactggttccaggaaatgtttcaa CTACTAGAGGCATCCTTCAGTTCAgcgaaggagtgggagagagaaagggccttgcaggccaccatccagctgctgactgcctatcaAGAGACAGTTAATAGCACAGTGACTGTAGCTTTCCTCTTCCTTGAGCTGACTTCCCTGCTTATATCCGATCTGAACTCAATGCAAATGCACGAAAAATACTTCCAGGGCAACAGCTGGGATCTCAAGGTGACtaagatccctctgcttccataA
- the LOC142069644 gene encoding maestro heat-like repeat-containing protein family member 2A isoform X2, translating to MRRCCKRHVANQPALGLPPWDKRQDSQHPDADIQQRGCPCSKRAASILSRGRHHRGRPSPLQNQLSGAGHRCYKQGGCRAGVLCLLGHLSPLLRDMYLKLTFIQNVMEISCAILETRDSQKFEFSYKLELLGYMLVWHMALFQGVRGRPLCLSSPVCYKAILAIGHLSKLKPSLILEENCELLDQCLKSLFPLPPLEKMMKEEVTVRRVLESPWQANEDFAGGRTNHTLVPGNVSTTRGILQFSEGVGERKGLAGHHPAADCLSRDS from the exons atgaggaggtgttgcaagcGACATGTGGCTAACCAACCCGCTTTAG GACTaccaccatgggacaagaggcaagactcgcagcaccctgatgctgacatacagcaacgtggctgtccatgctccaaaagagcagcttctATCCTGAGTagaggcagacatcacaggggacgtccttcaccattacagaaccagttATCAG gtgctgggcatcgctgttacaaacaag gtgggtgcagagccggagtcctctgccttctgggacacctctctcctctcctgagg gaCATGTACCTAAAATTAACCTTCATCCAGAATGTCATggagattagctgtgccattttggagaccagagactcccagaagttcgaattctcttacaaactggagctccttggctacatgctg GTCTGGCATATGGCCctgtttcagggtgtgagaggaagGCCTCTCTGCCTTTCAAGTCCAGTTTgctacaaggcaattcttgccattggacatctgag caaactcaaaccatctttgaTCTTGGAAGAAAACTGTGAGCTCCTTGATCAGTGTTTgaaaagtttgtttcccctccctcccttggagaagatgatgaaagaggaag tcactgtacgtagagtccttgaaagcccttggcaagctaatgaagactttgctggaggaagaaccaaccacacactggttccaggaaatgtttcaa CTACTAGAGGCATCCTTCAGTTCAgcgaaggagtgggagagagaaagggccttgcaggccaccatccagctgctgactgcctatcaAGAGACAGTTAA
- the LOC142069644 gene encoding uncharacterized protein LOC142069644 isoform X4, whose product MRRCCKRHVANQPALGLPPWDKRQDSQHPDADIQQRGCPCSKRAASILSRGRHHRGRPSPLQNQLSGAGHRCYKQGGCRAGVLCLLGHLSPLLRDMYLKLTFIQNVMEISCAILETRDSQKFEFSYKLELLGYMLVWHMALFQGVRGRPLCLSSPVCYKAILAIGHLSKLKPSLILEENCELLDQCLKSLFPLPPLEKMMKEEVTVRRVLESPWQANEDFAGGRTNHTLVPGNVSMSSVDTS is encoded by the exons atgaggaggtgttgcaagcGACATGTGGCTAACCAACCCGCTTTAG GACTaccaccatgggacaagaggcaagactcgcagcaccctgatgctgacatacagcaacgtggctgtccatgctccaaaagagcagcttctATCCTGAGTagaggcagacatcacaggggacgtccttcaccattacagaaccagttATCAG gtgctgggcatcgctgttacaaacaag gtgggtgcagagccggagtcctctgccttctgggacacctctctcctctcctgagg gaCATGTACCTAAAATTAACCTTCATCCAGAATGTCATggagattagctgtgccattttggagaccagagactcccagaagttcgaattctcttacaaactggagctccttggctacatgctg GTCTGGCATATGGCCctgtttcagggtgtgagaggaagGCCTCTCTGCCTTTCAAGTCCAGTTTgctacaaggcaattcttgccattggacatctgag caaactcaaaccatctttgaTCTTGGAAGAAAACTGTGAGCTCCTTGATCAGTGTTTgaaaagtttgtttcccctccctcccttggagaagatgatgaaagaggaag tcactgtacgtagagtccttgaaagcccttggcaagctaatgaagactttgctggaggaagaaccaaccacacactggttccaggaaatgtttcaa TGTCATCTGTAGATACATCTTGA
- the LOC142069644 gene encoding maestro heat-like repeat-containing protein family member 2B isoform X3 has translation MRRCCKRHVANQPALGLPPWDKRQDSQHPDADIQQRGCPCSKRAASILSRGRHHRGRPSPLQNQLSGAGHRCYKQGGCRAGVLCLLGHLSPLLRDMYLKLTFIQNVMEISCAILETRDSQKFEFSYKLELLGYMLVWHMALFQGVRGRPLCLSSPVCYKAILAIGHLSKLKPSLILEENCELLDQCLKSLFPLPPLEKMMKEEGETVKDALPIQSLYVESLKALGKLMKTLLEEEPTTHWFQEMFQCHL, from the exons atgaggaggtgttgcaagcGACATGTGGCTAACCAACCCGCTTTAG GACTaccaccatgggacaagaggcaagactcgcagcaccctgatgctgacatacagcaacgtggctgtccatgctccaaaagagcagcttctATCCTGAGTagaggcagacatcacaggggacgtccttcaccattacagaaccagttATCAG gtgctgggcatcgctgttacaaacaag gtgggtgcagagccggagtcctctgccttctgggacacctctctcctctcctgagg gaCATGTACCTAAAATTAACCTTCATCCAGAATGTCATggagattagctgtgccattttggagaccagagactcccagaagttcgaattctcttacaaactggagctccttggctacatgctg GTCTGGCATATGGCCctgtttcagggtgtgagaggaagGCCTCTCTGCCTTTCAAGTCCAGTTTgctacaaggcaattcttgccattggacatctgag caaactcaaaccatctttgaTCTTGGAAGAAAACTGTGAGCTCCTTGATCAGTGTTTgaaaagtttgtttcccctccctcccttggagaagatgatgaaagaggaaggtgagacagtaaaggatgctctgcctatacag tcactgtacgtagagtccttgaaagcccttggcaagctaatgaagactttgctggaggaagaaccaaccacacactggttccaggaaatgtttcaa TGTCATCTGTAG